The Castanea sativa cultivar Marrone di Chiusa Pesio chromosome 4, ASM4071231v1 sequence atCTGTATTGATGTTAGCAACGGTGATGTTATTGAAGGCACAAAGAAGCTGAAGAAGTCACCACCaacggtgattttttttttttttttttgaaatgaatattcattcataaaagaATAAATCATTACAGTTTTGGTATATGAATTTTTAGAGGCAAGATAATGTGTGCTCAGTTTTATTCTTTAGTTTGCAATCAATTAATGTGATGCAATGTGATTGATGGGCGTAAAACTGGGGTTTTACGCCTCATTCAGACATAATTGGCACTCATATATAAAAGCTATCTTTTGAGATTTCCAAGAATGACCTTGTTTTACATAACCTTAGGTGTGCGTAATTTTTTCTACAAACTCATCGATGTTCTTATCAGAGCTTCCACCTTCATCCAAAGCCTCAATAGCTAATTTCTTCCATTTTATTGCATGCCTTTTCATCTCCTCCCTCTTTTCTCCCATAACCTCATTAATACAGAGCTCAATTTCTTCTCTTGTGACCATGCCTTTGTCATCCACCTTAACCCTAATCCCGATCTTCCACACATCCATGACAAACTTAGAGTTGGTGGTTTGGTCAGTCCATTGTGGCATGGCCACCAGTTGTCTCCTCTATAAAGTTGGTAGGAAGTTTCTTTGTTTCCGTCTCTATAACTACCCACAAGAAATACTTATTACTCCTCTTTAGGCCCAATGCTACTTCTTCCATTTGCTCTTCTCCTAAGGCAGCCAAGCTTCCAAAAGATACATAAACAACTGTGCCAGTATCCTTCAAATCCAGCCATTTCATGCAAGCATCAACATTTGGTTTGAAGAGGCTCAGATCGTAATTCTTGTCGTCCTTCAACCTCTTGTCTAAGTACATTGATGGAATTGTTGGTCCTATGTTCTTGATTGGCCATTGGCTTGAAATCCAGCTCACCACCTGATGGAATTCACCGAAACATTCACAACATATAGATTTCAATAAATTACACCTAAACATCTTGAACACAAGTTCATTGGAAAACAATTGATCGAAAATAAATTCAGCATGTGTATttatatcttttcatttttcttcccaCTTTGAATATGCATCCCTAACCACCggtatttaataaaaaacaacGAAAATATGAGTTTCAAATGTGCAAATGACATTACCTTCTTTATCATACATGGATAGAATATTTCTCAAGAAACATTTATTGTTTATCTAAAAACCATTTAGTATCTTGATCatctatcaaaaaattaattggtgacTTGGTTGGATAGTTAAAAAcctattttgtgtgtgtgtgtgtgtgtatatatatatatatatatatatatatcttttcttCATAtatctaatgaaaaaaaaaaaatcatggtcaTGGTAGCAAttcagaaagaaaaaatcatcGACACAGTAGCAATTTCCATAGATACGCTTCAACCGAATTTACTCTTTTAACAATAatcaaaactttgttttgaagAATTGAATACTCAATTTTTTGTCAAACAATTGCTTTCCCGTAAGAATGTCAGTCTAGCTCGATTAACTAGTTGGCTTGGTAGGATCTATTAAATATGATGTATATATCTCCATGTACCTATAATTATGTATATTGAATGCATGAACCAATGACCTTTAAATCAAAGGACATATATCCTAGCATTTCTAATGGAGAGAGATTTTCAAGTTTGTATCCCCCTCTGTCATTTAAAatgtatattgaaaaaaaattgtgttatgAATGTTTGCACGCAAgcaaattaaaagatatatttgGTGAAATTATAGAACAAACTTACCTCCTCTTCCAACTTATCAAAAGAGCTGCAAAATACCCAATTCACTTCATGGAAATTATGGAACTCATCCACGCAAAGTCTTAGTAGAAGTGGATATGAATCTGGCTGAGAAATGAAGGACGGCATGTCATCGATCCTTAGCAGTGGCAGCGAAGGCAATGATACTTCAGAAACTTGTAGAGGAAGCGTAATTCTCCCCTGAAACAAGTGGTAAAAGATGGCAGCAATTgtgcatgattgagttataaaCGGAGCTCCACCAACACCATGTTGTTTTGCTACCTCTAGTGCCCAAGGCAAAATGCTATCATAGACAACTAATTTAGTAGCATATCCAATGCTTTTATTTCTCTCAATAAGGTCTTCCAAACTATGTGAAAACATGACTTTGAAGCGCTCGGTATACGCTTCCATGGTTTCTACTGTTGGATACTCCCCAGAGTCATCAGCAATCGGCTCAATTGTGACAGAGCTGGCTTGACCTTCCATGGATTTGACGATGGACTTGGTGGAAAGTAGGGTCACCTTGAGACCCTTTGAAGCTAGGCGTTTGGAGAATTGGAGCATTGGGTTTATGTGGCCTTGTATAGGGAAAGAGAGTACAACAACATGGGTAAGAGTAGCTCCTTGttctctctccattttcttAAGCTTGCTTTTGTCTCACTCAATGAACAAAAAAAGACTTGTTATAAGCAAGAAACAAGGAGATTATGATGCTGTTGATTGGTATGTTTAAGATATGAGTTACATATATATAGACATTAATGGTGATACATAAACTGCATGGATGACGTAATTAAGTATGTAAGATCTGCTTGATTAATCCTAAACTACATGAGCATTGGGACTTTCTAAAGCTAAGTCAAAGCAGGTAAACTAGAGTAGACACCTTGAAGTTGGAACTACCTTGGCAACCTCCGTTGAACTATCCTTTTTCCACATATATTTGACAACTAAAACCTAAGAAATTTCAATGGCTAAATAGTTCATAGTGATGTGGTGTTTGGAATTTTTTCCGAAGatttcaaataattaatagtGAGAATACACAAGTCTAtgctaaaacaaaatattattcgGAATTAAGCAATTATCTAGATTGAAAAATCAATagaaaacacaacaacaaaaactctaaaaccataaaaatattGCTAAGACTACCattaaaatattgttgttttcctcaatataaattattttaccaacccaatcatatttttactttaattaaattttattgttttaattttattttatcttgtgGTTTACTAATCAACTCTATTGAGTATATAAGTATAAGTAAAGTCTCATGttagatattaataaaaaaatgagtgGTTAATATGATATAATTAAGCTTAAACCCATTAGACTAGAACTTATTGGGTTGTGTGTGTCTCTCTAGGATAACAACACTGAaaagactatatatattttttattgcattttctcgcattttcaaatttttttaaagtactagtaaaaaactaaataaactgttctcaaacaaacacttaaaaacttataatttttccttttagatgGTATTTAGTTCGTCATGATGTTATATTATATTACGTTGTAATATTAAGTTATTATAAtcttatattaatataattttaatacaaaaatataatattatattatttaaaaaaataaaaataaaaaaatataaaatattttgtaattttaaattatgataatattatataaaataaaaaaaatttaatatcaaaTCATCGTGTATTATGTAAGAATCTCTCAGTAAACTAGGCAACACTAACAATAATTGATCAAACTTTTGAATGTGTCTCCTGTTACGTAGGCGCTGAGGGAATAAACTTGTGATTAGCCAATAGCATTCGACGATCGACATCATTGCTTAGGTAAAACACACGTGACATGTGGGGGCAAGAAACACAGACAAGAgacaaaattatgtatattctACTTCTATATATGTCACATCCCTAAAATCGGACGCCCGACCGACCCATGATTTTACTCttatttaaatgtaaaaaaagtAAATGGATTGTCTTTAGCAGTTTAGCtcctttaaatatttttaggcTTATGCGACATGACTCACATTacactaaaaatattaaaggaGCTAAAGAAAATCCATGTGCTTGTTGAATTGGtcttttataagtaaaatattttttatttttttatttacatttctatttatttaaagttttaGTCTTAGATCTAAATCGGTAGTTTAAGTAATTATTTGTCCTATGGGACTATAAATGATTATTTACATGTGGGGACCCCTCTCTACCAACCACAACTCGTCACATAAGCGAGTTGTGACACAAGTTGTAACACCAgacttatttttataattcaatttgaTTTTTGCTCTGTAGTCCTTTATTCTGCATTAACAATTACTTATTTAAGGTGTAACAATTCTATTTAGGGctttgataatatatatatatatatatatatatatatatatatatatatatatatatatttagggtttttattttatttttttggataaaggttaataatttgtatcaattataattttgaaatatatattttatttttcaaaaaaataaaaatgacaaactttagagataagcaGTAATGATAAtttctattactttttttagGAGTAaccttagttttttattttttaaatggggtgttttacttttagtaggataaaaaatgaattaaaaaaatgctaaattttaggaaataaaaagatgaacgtgaaaggaaaaaaatcctaaattttaatagttctgttttttaattgaaaatggagaaatgatatgtcaacaatatttttacaacaaatcataagtggcgggttgttattattggggtaaaaaagtaatcttagtattaggttcaaatttgaaccagtaacaactaattacctatgatttgttgtaagtcgtaaaaatgttgtggacgtagcaccgcTCTTAAAAATGGAATTTGTTATCTGACATTTATGGCTCTATTTTTAAGAGAAGTTACCTTTCATTAATGAGTGTATTTTTGAACTACAAAAAAAGTCCAATTAAAAGAGGAGAATcctcttataaatagtatagataGATTAGGTAGGCCAAAAAGAAGTTTGTAAGAAAAAAGAGGAGATCAGTACAAGTGAGTAAGTTTAATGACAAAATCCACGTTCTTGATGGTAAAGGACTAAGGACTTCTTCAACAATGTCACATTGCCTAGCACTCTGTTTAATTTCTTTCTCCACAAACTCAATACTGAGGCAAATCCATTTCTTCAATGTtgttaaataaataaccaaaattcAACATTGGGcctttattttgattattttcttaATTGCTGTGACACCGTCTAATTTGGGATGGTTTGATTAAGTTAACCAGGCCTTCCATGCCTAGTTGAATTTTAGATCTCAAatgttcttattttattttagttttgattttaattttttttaaaataatttaggCCACTTGGCATCTTACATAGAATTCTAGATGGcactaaaattaatattttaatataacatgtcagttttatttttcataaactacttagggtttgtttgggtaccgtttttattattgaaaattgaaaatattgtagcaaaataatttttaaatgtgtgactAGTATCATGGGACAcaattttaaagttgtttttgttggaaaaaataCATGCGGATACCGTGAACAGTGTACGGGGcccacacaaaaacacaaactcagATGTAAGTGAGTGTTTTAGCTaaatccaaacactcacttAATGGTAAGGACTATTTTGACATGCTATTGAAGAGTGATGGACTAAAATGACACATTTAAAAAGTTAGGATCAAATTGAGACATAGTGTAAAGATTAGGAACCAAACTTGTGATTTAcccaattttattatatttagatCTCACTTGCAATTCACTTAACAATAAtacttaatatatttattgtatttagaaataataaataatttccaAGATTTAATCTTAGTAGCAATAATTAGTAtgttaattttattaagaaacaatGTGTTAAAtgaacttaaaatttatttattttataagaaatgctatgttcacaatatttttataatacttttataacaaattttaaatagtagATTGTTACTTGCTGTTAATGATGGGCAAAAACAGTAATTCCAATAGTTGGTTTAAATTAGAACGAATAGCAATTTATCATCTaagattttttatgaaaatattgtaaaaatattatggacatagtacttttcatttttttttcttgctagTATGAACTATTTGTAAAACAGAAATGACCTAGACCACAAGATTCATCTTCTTACTCACCTcctaaaaaaattcttgaagaCTGTGTGTAGCTGATATTCTTTAAGATATGatttagatttattttagaGTAGATTGACAACAAAATTTCCGGAATATCATCTGTCCTATAACAAGCTGTAAGaggcaaaattttaagccaattataaaatgccacattaaaatttagtggcaaattccaaattaatgtcattaaattaattaaattagataatgacatgtgtcatccaaattgacatcacactggcatatcaaaatttgccacatgtcatttggcccacaagataaagataaacttcctattcaaaatttatggataattatctttattaaaataaactaaatagagataatgatttatctttgttgattattatctttatcaaaatatgatatagataaatagagataattatctttaaGAAGAATTTGGGCCAATCAAAAGTCTACTACATACTTTCAAGTATATCAACTCAAAGTGGAGCTTATCCtctaaaatcactataaatagaggacatccTCTCTCATTTTAGGAGGAGACGAAGTTTTTCAAGAGGCCCAAGCTCTGGAGAAATTTTAtctcaagaatctttgaagaacttgaagaacacttgaagaacattcgaagggcttgaagaacttgaatgacaacaaatctctaacaagctCAAAGCCAGAGATTCGTTATGAAgaccatttgatccatctttcaaccaaattgaagaaaatttggCGTTTGAGTCAAGACCataaagaagatagaatcagaggAGCACTTTTTGTAAAAGAGTCAAAACAGAGATTGTACTTATTActtgattaatacaaaaaatatatttgtagaactcattttttttcaatttgtttgatttttcttcaattgagaAATTTGTGTTTACACAAGctaataattttgataaaagaAAACTGACCTTGGTTGACAAATTCTAGTGATTTTTGTGGGCAATTGGTTGACATTTGAAAAAATTGGATCCTACGATTGATGACCttctattataaattaattttcttatttcacttcactttttttgagaaaatatttattcaaaactttttcattaaacaaaacacaacatTAAATGAATACGAGTGATGTAAACCTACATGAATATTGAGGAGCCACCTTTCATGGTTTCCAACAATGACCTTGTTTTACATAACATcaaatttgtacaatttttgccACAAACTCCTCGATGTTCTTATCAGAACTTCCACCTTCATCCAAAGCCTCATTAGCTAATTTCTTCCATTTCAATGCATTCCTTTTCATCTCCTCCCTTTTTTCTCCCATAACTTCATTAATACATAATTCAATCTCTTCTCTTGTGACCATTCCTTTGTCATCTACCTTAACCCTAATTCCGACCTTCCACACATCCATGACACACTTAGAGTTGGTGGCTTGGTCACTCCATTGTGGCATGACCACCATTGGCATGCCCAAGCTTAGTGCTTCGAGCGTCGAGTTCCAACCACAGTGAGTCATGAAGCAGCTGACAGCCTTACGAGACAAAACTTCTAATTGAGGGCACCATGTCAACACCAAACCTCTCTCAGTTGTCTCCTCTATAAATTTTGTAGGAAGTTTCTTTGTTTCTGACTCTCTAACTACCCACAAGAAATACCTATTACTCCTCTTTAGGCCCAATGCCAGTTCTTCCATTTGCTCTTCTCCTAAGGCAGCCGTGGATGATTGCTAGAGATTTTAACGAAGTGCTTATGGGAGAAGACAAGTTTGGGGGAAGACCCATTAATGTCAGTAGAGCTATCCAGTTTCAAGAATGCTTAGATTCGTGCCGCATGATCGTTATTGGGTTTTCTGGTGCTAGGTTCACTTGGTCAAATCATAGGCCCCTAGCTCACCTTATTCAAGAGAGAATTGACAGGGTCTTTGTAAATGCTGACTGGTATGGGCTTTACCCGGAAGCTTCTGTTAATCGTCTCGAAAGATCACAATCAGACCACAACCCAATCCTGATGTGCCTGGATAGTAGGCTTGGCATCATGATCCCCCGGCCATTTAGGCTCCAACCAATGTGGTTATCTCACCCTTCCTTCCCAGAGGTGGTCAGAGAAGCTTGGATGAGACCAAACGAGCTATCTCGGGCAATTACCCATTTTACTGAGAAAGCGAGGGCCTAGAATAAGAATGTGTTTGGGAATCTATTCCAGCGTAAGAAGAGAGTGGTGGCTAGAACTAAAGGCGTCCAGGTTGCTCTCGCTTCCAacccaaataattttttggtggatttggATACAGTTCTGAGAGCTGAATTTGCTGAGGTTTCTAAACTAGAAGAAGAATTTTGGGCTATGAAATCACGTATTACCTGGCTTGTTGAAGGGGATAGAAATACAAGATTTTATCATACATCGGCCCTTGTCTGTAGGAGGAGAAACCGTATAACTTGTATAAAAGATCAAGTAGGGAATTGGATTCATGAAGAACAGGAGA is a genomic window containing:
- the LOC142630740 gene encoding mogroside I-E synthase-like — its product is MEREQGATLTHVVVLSFPIQGHINPMLQFSKRLASKGLKVTLLSTKSIVKSMEGQASSVTIEPIADDSGEYPTVETMEAYTERFKVMFSHSLEDLIERNKSIGYATKLVVYDSILPWALEVAKQHGVGGAPFITQSCTIAAIFYHLFQGRITLPLQVSEVSLPSLPLLRIDDMPSFISQPDSYPLLLRLCVDEFHNFHEVNWVFCSSFDKLEEEVVSWISSQWPIKNIGPTIPSMYLDKRLKDDKNYDLSLFKPNVDACMKWLDLKDTGTVVYVSFGSLAALGEEQMEEVALGLKRSNKYFLWVVIETETKKLPTNFIEETTGGHATMD